AAATGGATTACATCTGGACATCTCAATGCCACATGATCTTTTACTCGACACGACTGACTGTGTAGTGACACTGACCCTGACCACTTGAGTTATTTTCAGCTCTGTGTGTAGACTATGTATCATCGGTAACTGTTGTAAAACTATGTATTAACCATATTAAAACATATACGCGCATTATTTTGCAACATAGGAATTATTTGTATAAGGTTGTCTGTCACTCAATGTTACAAAAGTTTGGATACGGAAAATGCAAAGGTCTAAACTGCACATAGCCTACCTTTATCTGCCTGCATAGCGAATGATCGTAGTTTGATTTCGAAGTCTTGCGCTTGCTATGTTTCCCGTTGCATAAGCACACCTCCAAACATTTAACCTTACGTAAATTATCACGTGACTAACTTACACAAGTTTACGAATTCGCTGTCAGCAAACTTCTCCGCCGCGCAGCTGGCTCACGTGTGAGCGGCAGAACACATGCTTGGAGTTTGCCTAAGGTGACCTCTGTGTGAACCATCGTATCCCCCTAAACACCGTGTGCGTCGTTTTTAAGCGTTACCTAAAAGTAACTGCTTAGGTTAAACGAAAACATACTGCACAATCGTATTTGGTGAACCAAAATGAACAATGTTGCTTTGTTTGTGATAAAATCACAAATTTACTATCGCCTCACTACGATAATAATagtttaaccatgttttttttgcagtaGTACAACCATTGTAAACAGTCTGACAAAAACTATGATTTTTACAAACGCATGGTTcatttttctaaacaaaaagtGTTAGCCTATGCATATCATTTAGCCAACAACAATTTGTTGAGAATTAGATTAAATACTGTAATTAAtctagaaaataaatacataatatgAAATATCCTACATCTACTTTTTGTAGGTGCAATCTAACCTTGTTTATTTCTTTAGGCTGTTAAACGTGACAACCAGTTAAACCACGTTCACTCCCTTGTTTGTGTCTTCCTTAATAGTAGACACATCCCAAACAATCCAAGCGCATCGAGCCCAAGTAATTCCTAATTCCTAAAACATTAACATCATCATGGACATGTACGTACTACATAACACCCGTGGCAATATTACCACCGTCTCACCTTTCATAATTCACGTTTTTCGTGCGCACGTGGTCACCAAACTCGTCATATAATAGCCTAAATATTTCTTGTGTAAGATCAAGTTTGGGTGAGAGAGTTCCCTTTCATAAGTTTACGCGTAAACTCCTCCCTGATTTCTGCAGATGAATATATATTCGTGCTGAAAATATGGAGAGACATGAGCAACTCTGAAGAGTTACGGTAGAACTCAAACTATTTTTACCACCAAATCCCTGAGACACTCGACGGTAGACAACATGCAAAATCTCAACAAAGAAACCGTGTACAGCCTGGTGCAGGTGAAAGGGACTTGGAAGCGCAAAGCCGGTCAAAATGTCAAGCAAGACACAAAGGGACGAGTTTCAGCTGCCAAAATGTGCGTAAAAATAAATTACTTATGTAAACATTTACAGCGTAAAAAGCAGTAAAACGTGCATCTTTCTATGTCGTTATTATGACCATTATGCATtgataaaacaattatttgttataaactttaaataattcataattttgTTCTAAACAGGAATATTGCATTTAGGTGGTttttattctgttgtttttattgtaattgaTCTGATAGCAAATAATATTTAGTTAAGTTATTGAATTTGAAtgttaaatgataaaataacttatactatggcccggtttcacagacaaggctatagtcccagactaaaatgaatgtttgacctgtcttaactgaatataacttgcccagaaatatcttaaaatatattagtgccattgttttgtctcaagatgcacaccatttgcggctgtcgcgataaaccgacgataaatatcaggtgatttatgcacagcttttgagtgaagtatggGGAGaagctgctgcatccgaaagccagagggcgctctcgtgcggaatctccaaatacgcactgcagaagaagaccataacaggttctagaatctaggaaatgcctatggacatctttttatcactgttactcaagcctcatcaggtattttatgataataaagtatatttataatgatcatgtttgacgggtgttgctttttcaaatgcacattataagcgactcaaactcgcactgcttttacatCGAGCatcatttcctactgatcccagagccgtgcttcacggacaagctacgcattaaaatatatcgacacattgcatatcgcagccagcttgatttcaataggatttagtagTATCGCGATAAATTCTCGTGCAGTCCtaaatgtattattcatttttataaaagcgacataaatatcttaattcatctaaggcatagtcctggtttaagctaaaccgtgtctgtgaaaccgggcctatatggTACATAAACTATCTATTGGAAACAATGTAATTCAAATAATTCatgatatttaaataaataaaggtgaCTCGACCACAAAATGACCTGTATATATGTTGCAGTTATGAAAGCAGCTCCTCCAACGGCACCACCTGGACAGTGGTCAGCCCCATCACCTTCACATATACAGTGACTCAAACCAAAAATCTTCTTGACCCCAGCAATGACACTCTGCTTCTGGGCCACATCAGAGACGCCCAACAGCTCGAGTCCATACGGTCCAGCACCAAACCCATGAAACGCTTTATAGTGATGGATGAGGTCGTGTACAATCTCTATGGTTCCCAGGTCACAGACTACCTGGAGGCCAGAAACGTCCTGTACAAGATCCTACCCCTGCCCACTACGGAGGAGAACAAGTGCATGGAGATGGTTTTGAAGATCCTGGAAGAAGTCCAGAGGTTTGGTATTGACCGCCGCACTGAGCCCATCATTGCCATCGGAGGCGGGGTTTGCCTGGACACCGTGGGCCTCGCAGCCTCCCTCTACAGAAGGCGCACGCCATACATTCGGGTTCCCACCACGCTTCTGTCTTACATTGATGCCAGCGTCGGGGCAAAGACGGGCGTGAACTTTGCGAACTGCAAGAATAAGCTCGGCACCTACATAGCACCTGTTGCCGCCTTTCTGGACAGGTCCTTCATACAGACCATTCCTAGAAGACACATATCTAATGGCCTTGCAGAAATGCTAAAGGTATATGAATCGCTCGATTATCTGCATGCCAGACAAACCAGTTTGCTCTGTATGTTTTAACTGAAGTATTTTTATGTTCCAGATGGCTCTTATGAAGCACAGAGGGCTTTTTGAGCTTCTGGAAACACAGGGAGAGTTTCTTTTAAACTCCAAGTTCCAATCCGCTATGGTGCTGGAGGAAGACCTCATCGACCCTGCTTCTGTCTCCACACGCATCGCTATTGAAACCATGTTGGAAGAATTAGCCCCCAACTTATGGGAGGACGATCTTGACAGACTTGTCGACTTTGGTCACCTGATCAGCCCTGAACTAGAGATGGTATTATAATCTCAAGTCAGCGTTCTGCTTCATTCACAGGGTTGGGTGGGGTCATAAATGATTGCCTTGCTCTGCAGTTCGGTTTTGCCGCGAGGCTTTCAATGAAGGCTTTTAAGCTAAATTAGTTTTAAACGTAAAAAACCTCTTGAGAGGTATCTCACGTGATAAAGCTTCAGAAACTGCACTGGTCTGTGCATGCTTGCCATGCATGCTTAAAGCCCACACTAAATGCTCATTCCtctttctgcttttctttatgTTTGTAGAAAGTTCTTCCAGCCCTACTACACGGAGAAGCAGTCAATATTGATATGGCCTACATGGTGTACGTGGCCTGTGAGATGGGGCTTATTACAGAACCAGAGAAGTTTAGGATCATCTGTTGCATGCTGGGGCTGGAGCTGCCTGTGTGGCATCAAGACTGTACCTTTGCACTGGTGCAGAAGTCATTGTGTTGCAGACTACAACACTCTGGGGGGCTTTTGAGAATGCCCTTACCAACAGGACTGGGAATAGCAGGTAATGTAATTTCCAATACAAAACTCATTAGAGACATTGAAGAGATTTGTCTACAGTCTACATTGTCAGTGATGTTTCTCCTTAAAGGGTTTATTTAAACTTAACTTTATATATGACAGTACACAGAAGTATGTTGCG
The Triplophysa rosa linkage group LG7, Trosa_1v2, whole genome shotgun sequence genome window above contains:
- the eevs gene encoding 2-epi-5-epi-valiolone synthase — its product is MQNLNKETVYSLVQVKGTWKRKAGQNVKQDTKGRVSAAKIYESSSSNGTTWTVVSPITFTYTVTQTKNLLDPSNDTLLLGHIRDAQQLESIRSSTKPMKRFIVMDEVVYNLYGSQVTDYLEARNVLYKILPLPTTEENKCMEMVLKILEEVQRFGIDRRTEPIIAIGGGVCLDTVGLAASLYRRRTPYIRVPTTLLSYIDASVGAKTGVNFANCKNKLGTYIAPVAAFLDRSFIQTIPRRHISNGLAEMLKMALMKHRGLFELLETQGEFLLNSKFQSAMVLEEDLIDPASVSTRIAIETMLEELAPNLWEDDLDRLVDFGHLISPELEMKVLPALLHGEAVNIDMAYMVYVACEMGLITEPEKFRIICCMLGLELPVWHQDCTFALVQKSLCCRLQHSGGLLRMPLPTGLGIAEIFNDINEETLFRAYEKWCDELNSGSPQ